One Triticum dicoccoides isolate Atlit2015 ecotype Zavitan chromosome 5B, WEW_v2.0, whole genome shotgun sequence genomic window carries:
- the LOC119308453 gene encoding uncharacterized protein LOC119308453 isoform X2, translating to MPMSGNQTQSSDFELVASQPDAQCLVCTRPFTLDTEVTNSFEALAICRECKATVLNDSQRDVTTSTSQQRRQRRRRSRTASLESNEDAFSQQFSQLINLARQGHEADIDSPTVVRQLAPYNSTPNQSQRWHASDDESDGLSYADSVFDELESNISFGDYGGESDASLGQRSMMGREITIQLDNESYMNTDTDIDPMNAGIDQWDSDDQEDEDVQLEESDFDEAVDARQQHQPQSRGIGPSELTGWESEDGVWTWRSQRPNMTNLMADMEGPDVRAPFVGNPGDYADARQFEMILEQFAEDDSSRRGAPPAATSFIGNLPSLVISTSHEADGGVICPVCKDPMPIRTRAKQLPCMHLYHSSCILPWLSSRNTCPVCRYELPTDDPESERSERAATNERDVLGVEEHTHLQEIGEEGSDEPEVEETQDMFNDAVEVTNTSEHGVHVAEQSNRARNHRRWLFIAVAPASEDSRCLQTPVHLTLEI from the exons ATGCCCATGTCTGGCAATCAGACACAATCTAGCGACTTTGAGCTCGTTGCCAGCCAACCAGATGCTCAATGCCTAGTTTGCACGAGACCTTTTACTTTGGATACTGAGGTGACCAATAGCTTTGAAGCTTTAGCTATATGCAGGGAATGCAAGGCTACTGTGCTTAATGATAGCCAAAGAGATGTAACAACCAGCACTAGTCAGCAGAGACGACAAAGAAGGCGGAGATCTAGGACTGCAAGTCTGGAATCTAATGAGGATGCATTCTCACAGCAGTTCTCCCAACTGATCAACTTAGCTAGACAAGGCCATGAAGCAGATATTGATTCTCCGACCGTTGTGCGACAGCTGGCACCTTATAATTCTACACCAAACCAGTCCCAACGGTGGCATGCTtcagatgatgagagtgatggcctCAGTTATGCTGATTCTGTGtttgacgagcttgaatcaaacatCAGTTTTGGTGACTATGGCGGGGAGTCAGATGCTTCTCTAGGTCAACGTAGCATGATGGGAAGGGAGATTACCATTCAACTTGACAACGAGAGCTACATGAATACCGATACAGATATTGATCCCATGAATGCTGGAATAGACCAGTGGGATTCAGATGACCAAGAGGATGAAGATGTGCAGTTGGAAGAGTCTGATTTTGATGAAGCAGTTGACGCCAGGCAGCAGCACCAGCCGCAATCACGTGGCATTGGCCCCAGTGAATTGACTGGGTGGGAGTCTGAAGATGGGGTATGGACTTGGAGAAGTCAAAGACCAAATATGACCAACTTGATGGCAGACATGGAAGGGCCAGATGTCAGAGCACCTTTTGTTGGGAATCCTGGTGATTATGCTGATGCAAGACAGTTTGAGATGATTCTTGAACAATTTGCTGAGGACGACAGTTCCAGAAGAGGAGCTCCACCTGCAGCGACATCCTTCATTGGAAATCTTCCCTCTCTGGTTATCTCCACAAGCCATGAGGCAGATGGTGGTGTGATCTGTCCAGTCTGCAAAGACCCGATGCCTATCAGAACTAGAGCAAAACAGCTACCATGCATGCATCTATATCATTCATCGTGCATCTTGCCGTGGCTTAGTTCCAGGAATACATGCCCAGTTTGCCGATATGAACTTCCTACAGATGATCCAGAATCCGAGAGGTCTGAGCGAGCTGCAACAAATGAAAGAGATGTCCTTGGGGTGGAGGAACACACCCATCTGCAGGAAATTGGTGAAGAAGGTTCTGATGAACCTGAGGTTGAAGAAACTCAGGACATGTTTAATGATGCAGTGGAAGTGACTAATACAAGTGAACATGGTGTTCATGTTGCTGAGCAGTCAAACAGAGCACGTAACCACCGTCGATGGCTGTTTATTGCAGTTGCTCCAGCA TCTGAAGACTCAAGATGCCTCCAGACTCCAGTTCACCTCACGTTAGAAATTTAA
- the LOC119308455 gene encoding acetyltransferase NSI-like, with product MAAGVSRLPPRLTTLAVFSSPTPSPFGPNKRVARPRLWPPPISISMDPALVDPAHLQALMLACAHSCAIRLSPPEAAARPEPVDIRKLRTAVAHSFLVVSVFCGTRFLEEDDGGDDRRFMGLELDLGLGRRGEQRLVGFGRAVSDMGLTASVHDVVVHPSVQRRGIGRKILEKITRVLHSRGIYDISALCTGKERPFFEACGFDDDAMGATTMMYTRNLHE from the exons ATGGCCGCCGGCGTGAGCAGGCTTCCGCCGCGTCTCACCACGCTTGCGGTCTTCTCCTCGCCGACACCGAGCCCCTTCGGCCCCAACAAGCGCGTCGCCAGGCCCAGGCTCTGGCCCCCGCCGATCTCCATCTCCATGGACCCAGCCCTCGTCGACCCGGCCCACCTCCAGGCCCTCATGCTCGCCTGCGCGCACTCCTGCGCCATACGCCTCTCCCCGCCGGAAGCCGCCGCGCGGCCGGAGCCCGTCGACATCCGCAAGCTCCGCACCGCCGTGGCGCACAGCTTCCTGGTCGTGTCCGTCTTCTGCGGGACCAGGTTcttggaggaagacgacggaggggacGACCGGCGCTTCATGGGCCTGGAGCTAGACCTCGGGCTCGGGCGGCGTGGGGAGCAGCGGCTCGTCGGGTTCGGACGGGCCGTATCCGACATGGGGCTCACCGCCTCCGTCCATGACGTCGTG GTTCATCCATCAGTGCAGAGGAGAGGAATTGGGCGCAAAATACTTGAAAAAATTACAAG GGTACTCCATAGCAGAGGTATTTATGACATTTCCGCATTATGCACAGGAAAGGAGAG GCCATTTTTTGAAGCATGTGGATTCGATGATGATGCCATGGGTGCCACAACAATGATGTACACTAGAAACTTGCACGAGTAG
- the LOC119308453 gene encoding uncharacterized protein LOC119308453 isoform X1 produces the protein MPMSGNQTQSSDFELVASQPDAQCLVCTRPFTLDTEVTNSFEALAICRECKATVLNDSQRDVTTSTSQQRRQRRRRSRTASLESNEDAFSQQFSQLINLARQGHEADIDSPTVVRQLAPYNSTPNQSQRWHASDDESDGLSYADSVFDELESNISFGDYGGESDASLGQRSMMGREITIQLDNESYMNTDTDIDPMNAGIDQWDSDDQEDEDVQLEESDFDEAVDARQQHQPQSRGIGPSELTGWESEDGVWTWRSQRPNMTNLMADMEGPDVRAPFVGNPGDYADARQFEMILEQFAEDDSSRRGAPPAATSFIGNLPSLVISTSHEADGGVICPVCKDPMPIRTRAKQLPCMHLYHSSCILPWLSSRNTCPVCRYELPTDDPESERSERAATNERDVLGVEEHTHLQEIGEEGSDEPEVEETQDMFNDAVEVTNTSEHGVHVAEQSNRARNHRRWLFIAVAPAVSFVGLALVLCFANPTSSGRRRLCRGSQSASAALVDTKRSWWSMF, from the coding sequence ATGCCCATGTCTGGCAATCAGACACAATCTAGCGACTTTGAGCTCGTTGCCAGCCAACCAGATGCTCAATGCCTAGTTTGCACGAGACCTTTTACTTTGGATACTGAGGTGACCAATAGCTTTGAAGCTTTAGCTATATGCAGGGAATGCAAGGCTACTGTGCTTAATGATAGCCAAAGAGATGTAACAACCAGCACTAGTCAGCAGAGACGACAAAGAAGGCGGAGATCTAGGACTGCAAGTCTGGAATCTAATGAGGATGCATTCTCACAGCAGTTCTCCCAACTGATCAACTTAGCTAGACAAGGCCATGAAGCAGATATTGATTCTCCGACCGTTGTGCGACAGCTGGCACCTTATAATTCTACACCAAACCAGTCCCAACGGTGGCATGCTtcagatgatgagagtgatggcctCAGTTATGCTGATTCTGTGtttgacgagcttgaatcaaacatCAGTTTTGGTGACTATGGCGGGGAGTCAGATGCTTCTCTAGGTCAACGTAGCATGATGGGAAGGGAGATTACCATTCAACTTGACAACGAGAGCTACATGAATACCGATACAGATATTGATCCCATGAATGCTGGAATAGACCAGTGGGATTCAGATGACCAAGAGGATGAAGATGTGCAGTTGGAAGAGTCTGATTTTGATGAAGCAGTTGACGCCAGGCAGCAGCACCAGCCGCAATCACGTGGCATTGGCCCCAGTGAATTGACTGGGTGGGAGTCTGAAGATGGGGTATGGACTTGGAGAAGTCAAAGACCAAATATGACCAACTTGATGGCAGACATGGAAGGGCCAGATGTCAGAGCACCTTTTGTTGGGAATCCTGGTGATTATGCTGATGCAAGACAGTTTGAGATGATTCTTGAACAATTTGCTGAGGACGACAGTTCCAGAAGAGGAGCTCCACCTGCAGCGACATCCTTCATTGGAAATCTTCCCTCTCTGGTTATCTCCACAAGCCATGAGGCAGATGGTGGTGTGATCTGTCCAGTCTGCAAAGACCCGATGCCTATCAGAACTAGAGCAAAACAGCTACCATGCATGCATCTATATCATTCATCGTGCATCTTGCCGTGGCTTAGTTCCAGGAATACATGCCCAGTTTGCCGATATGAACTTCCTACAGATGATCCAGAATCCGAGAGGTCTGAGCGAGCTGCAACAAATGAAAGAGATGTCCTTGGGGTGGAGGAACACACCCATCTGCAGGAAATTGGTGAAGAAGGTTCTGATGAACCTGAGGTTGAAGAAACTCAGGACATGTTTAATGATGCAGTGGAAGTGACTAATACAAGTGAACATGGTGTTCATGTTGCTGAGCAGTCAAACAGAGCACGTAACCACCGTCGATGGCTGTTTATTGCAGTTGCTCCAGCAGTAAGCTTTGTCGGTTTAGCTCTGGTTTTGTGCTTTGCAAATCCTACCAGTAGTGGTAGAAGGCGACTGTGTCGTGGATCCCAGAGTGCCTCTGCAGCACTTGTAGACACAAAAAGAAGTTGGTGGTCCATGTTCTAG
- the LOC119308452 gene encoding cytochrome P450 714C3-like, translated as MLHTCTSWKPQAWKPAHISHAFGHETRKSSQQQTDAPASVPAHQACLHSITHRRALFCLCNILWLRPEKIRKRLRRQGVKGPKPTLLDGNTKEMKRIRHELKPMKKQDSNNYISTLFPHILVWKETYGSVFLYSSGGREILHVSQPDMVKDIGHWTPSELGKPNYLKKTRKALLGGGLFTVNGDEWAYQRKTMAPEFFMDKIKGMIQLIEDATAPLLEAWDNILDSAGGSTEIVVDDYVRNISADVIARACFGSSFAKGEEIFCMLRKLQKAISQQDAFVGLSALWKHLPTKSNREIRNLVERVRLLILELAKDNVNENGAENVATHNGLLRAIIKGSHGGGHGGTAEDFIVGNCKTIYFAGHESTAVTAIWCLMLLAKHPEWQERARVDVLEVCHARSTLDVDALHRLKILTMVIQETLRLYPPASLMMREALTDIKIGDLDVPRGTIVQVTRSMLHLDKEAWGPDADEFRPGRFANGVAGACKPAHMYTPFGLGSRTCIGQNLAMTELKVVLARLLSRFAFSLSPTYRHAPVFRLTIEPGFGMPLVVKKL; from the exons ATGTTGCACACTTGTACCTCATGGAAGCCTCAAGCGTGGAAGCCAGCGCATATTTCACACGCATTCGGGCATGAGACGAGGAAAAGCTCACAGCAGCAAACCGATGCTCCAGCAAGCGTGCCagctcaccaagcttgccttcactCCATCACTCATCGCCGAG CTTTGTTTTGCTTGTGTAACATCCTATGGCTAAGGCCAGAGAAGATAAGGAAGAGGTTGAGAAGGCAAGGTGTGAAGGGTCCCAAGCCTACTTTGCTCGATGGGAACACCAAAGAGATGAAGCGTATCCGACATGAGCTCAAGCCTATGAAGAAGCAAGACAGCAACAACTACATCTCCACCCTCTTCCCTCACATCCTTGTGTGGAAGGAAACTTATG GCTCTGTGTTCCTTTACTCGTCAGGAGGTCGGGAGATATTGCACGTTTCTCAGCCAGATATGGTGAAGGACATAGGCCACTGGACACCATCAGAGCTTGGGAAGCCTAATTATCTGAAGAAAACTCGAAAAGCCCTCCTTGGGGGAGGGTTATTTACGGTGAATGGTGATGAATGGGCCTATCAGAGGAAGACCAtggcaccggagttcttcatggacaaGATTAAG GGTATGATACAGCTGATTGAAGATGCAACTGCTCCGCTGTTAGAAGCATGGGATAACATTCTCGACAGTGCAGGAGGTAGCACAGAGATAGTTGTCGATGATTATGTGCGGAACATCTCAGCAGATGTAATCGCCAGGGCTTGCTTCGGGAGTAGCTTCGCAAAAGGAGAAGAGATATTCTGCATGCTCAGGAAGCTTCAAAAGGCGATTTCTCAACAGGATGCATTTGTTGGACTCTCTGCACTGTG GAAGCATCTGCCTACCAAGAGCAACCGAGAGATACGGAATCTGGTTGAGAGAGTCAGGCTACTGATCTTGGAACTGGCAAAGGACAACGTGAACGAGAATGGAGCTGAGAATGTGGCAACTCATAACGGTCTTCTGCGTGCGATCATCAAAGGCTCCCATGGTGGTGGCCATGGCGGCACTGCCGAGGACTTCATCGTTGGCAACTGCAAGACCATATACTTTGCAGGGCACGAGAGCACGGCGGTCACCGCCATTTGGTGTCTGATGTTACTGGCCAAACACCCGGAGTGGCAGGAGCGCGCCCGCGTCGATGTGCTGGAGGTTTGCCATGCGAGGAGCACGTTGGACGTCGACGCCCTCCACCGACTGAAAATT CTGACGATGGTGATCCAAGAAACTCTCCGTCTGTACCCACCGGCGTCGCTGATGATGCGTGAAGCCCTGACGGACATAAAGATTGGCGACCTGGATGTGCCCCGTGGAACGATCGTCCAGGTGACCAGATCGATGCTGCACCTGGACAAGGAagcctggggccccgacgccgacgAGTTCCGCCCGGGCCGGTTCGCCAATGGTGTGGCCGGGGCGTGCAAGCCGGCGCACATGTACACGCCATTTGGGCTCGGCTCCAGGACCTGCATCGGGCAGAACCTGGCGATGACGGAGCTGAAGGTGGTGCTGGCGCGCCTGCTGAGCAGGTTCGCCTTCTCGCTGTCGCCGACGTACCGCCACGCGCCGGTGTTCCGGCTGACCATCGAGCCAGGGTTCGGCATGCCATTGGTGGTGAAGAAGCTGTGA